One stretch of Arachis duranensis cultivar V14167 chromosome 1, aradu.V14167.gnm2.J7QH, whole genome shotgun sequence DNA includes these proteins:
- the LOC107474528 gene encoding uncharacterized protein LOC107474528, translating to MASSSSTTTTSKKFQVPATRHKPPKQQEELEENEEEESLEHFDDFTLASSWERFISEIEAVCRLWMSDGPINLLEKGAILLDNSSSLYKVKSEMKYAMKSYYMEYYFETNPNVKDGDWNFDLHDLQLCFGVKEFLVIAPQSASGVLLDAPEASKLLSAVAIALSNCSSLWPAFVPVHDPSRKAYIGIQSMGTVFTRRFEADRIGSQVPVKLMHLEGLYELFVSKFAYSTLDLSIHNFKVRCTMKLTYRTLPCDDDYMKGFGGEKSGENLSGEKSNGMQWDVDCSWSEWYSAEDPVKAFELVAILSEKMVESSMEMAELENASPHEAEKWLISPRISPNLLEGSKGNWVGFASQLRFLVDALEMSFQAQFLEDFVSVENAGADNLKSLAVPPPTVRDRVLKELFIDGVEFSNFTDDGHKTARAIKGAPREFLFAQFCLHALWFGNCNIRAISVLWLEFVREVRWCWEETQLLPRMPTNGPIDLSTCLINQKLQMLAICIEKKSQQTEDYEDCIGSLDHIESMSEEESVVGDDSSIKPTPSDDIPGIVDRKPGIVDLFNDKSSDLTRRGSAGIVDSMMLLKSYQSMHVPFTQEPPLMTEDMHEERLQAVEALGDSFVRHPYAMHVIIIIYILLDKRIVFRFLCSIMQADILQNYWLLVVLDMSAFKAANPDAVFEDFIRWHSPGDWEEDEPVDHGSSSSSTALEKDRWPPRGRLSKRMSEQGNLWRKIWDRAPALPASEQKPLLDPNREGEKVLHYLETLQPHQLLEQMVCTAFRAAADTLILTSYGELKQMETEIQQLYVTMATTLRPLQVNRLSAESNTFEDLRRVSAAFERVEKLMTLGASLQRKFRRAPRLAREIFNGYYDFSISKMESLAEQIVEKGFDMKLELRNQERELLSNMFVPPTASQSWRKVLSMGNLLNGHEPIVREIVFSLRDKTTGNHYAAHSGSFSHKKEIETYRMYICGTSNDLRVALSVASCD from the exons ATGGCGTCCTCCTCaagcaccaccaccaccagcaaAAAGTTCCAAGTTCCTGCTACACGTCACAAACCCCCAAAACAACAAGAAGAGCTagaagaaaacgaagaagaagaaagc CTTGAGCACTTTGATGATTTCACCCTTGCTTCTTCGTGGGAACG GTTCATTTCTGAAATAGAGGCTGTTTGTCGGCTTTGGATGTCTGATGGTCCAATTAATTTGTTG GAAAAAGGTGCAATTCTTTTGGACAATTCCAGTAGTTTGTACAAGGTGAAATCCGAGATGAAGTATGCCATGAAAAGTTACTACATGGAATACTATTTTGAGACCAACCCTAATG TAAAAGATGGGGACTGGAATTTTGATTTGCATGATCTGCAGTTATGTTTCGGTGTAAAAGAATTCTTG GTTATTGCTCCTCAAAGTGCAAGTGGTGTGCTTCTTGATGCACCTGAAGCTAGCAAGCTCTTGAGTGCTGTCGCAATTGCTTTGTCAAATTGTTCAAG TTTATGGCCAGCATTTGTTCCAGTTCATGATCCTTCTCGGAAAGCATATATCGGAATTCAAAGCATGGGTACTGTTTTTACTAGAAGGTTTGAGGCAGATCGGATTGGTAGTCAGGTTCCAGTAAAATTAATGCATTTGGAGGGCTTGTACGAGTTGTTTGTATCTAAGTTT GCCTATTCCACATTGGATCTatcaattcataatttcaagGTCCGATGTACAATGAAGCTAACATATAGAACGCTTCCGTGTGATGATGACTATATGAAAGGCTtcggtggtgaaaaatctggaGAAAATCTTTCTGGTGAAAAGTCCAATGGCATGCAATGGGATGTTGACTGTTCTTGGAGTGAGTGGTATTCTGCAGAAGATCCTGTAAAAG CTTTTGAACTGGTTGCAATATTGTCCGAGAAGATGGTTGAAAGTTCTATGGAAATGGCTGAACTAGAAAATGCTTCACCTCATGAAGCTGAAAAGTGGTTGATCTCTCCAAGGATTTCCCCAAATTT ACTTGAAGGTTCCAAAGGGAATTGGGTTGGATTTGCATCTCAGTTACGTTTTCTAGTTGATGCGTTGGAAATGTCATTTCAGGCACAGTTTCTGGAAGATTTTGTTTCAG TTGAAAATGCCGGTGCTGATAATTTGAAATCGTTGGCTGTACCTCCACCCACAGTTAGAGATCGTGTGCTGAAAGAACTATTTATTGATG GTGTGGAATTCTCTAATTTTACTGATGATGGACATAAGACTGCTCGGGCCATTAAAGGCGCACCTCGAGAATTTCTTTTTGCACAATTTTGTCTACATGCTCTTTGGTTTGGCAACTGCAATATACGTG ctaTATCTGTGCTATGGCTAGAGTTTGTTCGAGAAGTAAGGTGGTGCTGggaagaaacacaattattgcCTCGAATGCCAACTAATGGACCAATTGACCTTTCCACATGTTTGATCAACCAAAAACTTCAGATg CTTGCAATTTGCATTGAGAAGAAGAGTCAACAAACTGAAGATTATGAAGACTGTATTGGAAGTTTGGATCATATAGAATCCATGTCTGAG GAAGAAAGTGTAGTTGGGGATGATTCATCAATTAAGCCAACACCAAGTGATGATATTCCTGGGATAGTTGACAG AAAGCCTGGAATTGTGGATCTATTTAACGATAAATCTTCGGACCTCACAAGGAGAGGTTCAGCTGGTATTGTTGATTCTATGATGCTTCTCAAGTCATATCAAAGTATGCATGTCCCTTTCACACAG GAACCACCACTTATGACAGAAGACATGCATGAGGAGCGGCTTCAAGCTGTTGAAGCCTTAGGTGACTCATTTGTAAGACACCCATATGCAATGCATGTTATCATAATCATTTATATTTTACTGGATAAAAGAATTGTATTCAGA tttttatgttcAATTATGCAAGCTGATATTCTTCAGAATTATTGGCTTTTGGTGGTATTAGATATGTCAGCATTTAAAGCAGCAAATCCAGATGCTGTTTTTGAAGATTTTATTCGATGGCATTCACCGGGGGATTGGGAAGAGGATGAACCTGTCGACCATGGATCATCATCGTCATCCACTGCTCTAGAAAAAGATAGATGGCCCCCACGAGGACGGCTTTCAAAGAGAATGTCCGAGCAAGGGAATTTGTGGAGAAAGATTTGGGACCGTGCTCCTGCTCTTCCTGCTTCCGAACAGAAGCCTCTTCTTGATCCAAatagagaaggagaaaaa GTTCTTCATTACCTTGAAACATTACAACCACATCAATTGCTTGAGCAAATGGTGTGTACTGCCTTCAGAGCAGCAGCTGACACACTTATTCTGACTAGTTATGGAGAACTGAAACAGATGGAGACCGAGATTCAGCAACTTTACGTTACCATGGCAACTACTTTGAGGCCTTTACAAG TAAATCGCTTGTCCGCTGAGAGCAACACTTTTGAAGACTTAAGACGAGTAAGTGCTGCTTTTGAACGTGTTGAAAAGTTAATGACTCTCGGAGCTTCTCTTCAGCGCAAGTTTCGACGAGCACCACGCCTCGCCAGAGAAATTTTCAATGGTTACTACGACTTCAGTATTTCAAAAATGGAAAGCTTGGCAGAGCAAATTGTTGAAAAG GGGTTTGACATGAAACTGGAATTAAGGAATCAAGAGAGGGAATTGTTGTCAAATATGTTTGTTCCTCCCACAGCTAGCCAGTCTTGGAGAAAGGTTTTGAGCATGGGAAACCTTCTTAATGGCCATGAACCAATAGTCAGGGAGATTGTCTTTTCGCTGCGTGATAAAACTACCGGTAACCATTACGCAGCTCATAGCGGTAGTTTTTCtcataaaaaagaaattgaaactTACAGGATGTACATATGTGGAACTTCTAATGACCTTAGGGTAGCACTTTCCGTTGCCTCTTGTGATTGA